A genomic stretch from Chryseobacterium sp. SNU WT5 includes:
- a CDS encoding OsmC family protein: MATSKVTYTTDLRCESEHIQSGTIIITDAPTDNHGKGAAFSPTDLCATSLAQCMLTTIAILGKDKGITIDGSYAEVQKNMNPKPRKIAEVICDLQIKGDFSPEQKSFIEETALNCPVALSLSADLKKTISFKYDN, translated from the coding sequence ATGGCAACTTCAAAAGTGACTTACACAACCGATTTACGTTGTGAATCAGAACATATTCAATCGGGTACCATCATAATAACTGATGCGCCCACTGATAATCACGGGAAGGGAGCGGCGTTTTCGCCGACCGATCTGTGTGCAACTTCTCTTGCGCAATGCATGCTTACCACCATTGCTATTTTAGGAAAAGATAAAGGAATTACCATAGATGGTTCTTACGCGGAAGTTCAAAAAAATATGAACCCTAAACCTAGAAAAATTGCCGAGGTCATTTGTGATTTACAAATTAAAGGAGATTTTTCCCCGGAACAAAAATCTTTTATTGAAGAAACGGCTTTAAATTGCCCCGTAGCGCTTTCTCTTAGTGCAGATCTTAAAAAAACAATCAGCTTTAAATATGACAATTAA
- a CDS encoding DUF4251 domain-containing protein translates to MKKLSNIVTVFLSLILVVSCTTQSSMNSANVTALLQKAEFTFVAEHANPTNYEVVNVMNSLPSGSASRMLNLDPGYTLEIKKEVLEVTLPYFGRMYRSNMDPQKNSYRFTSKDFTVTRSEGKKDSSIFTIKTEDQSNINSIIIEAYKNGKTYVSIDANDRQAISYDGYITENAPVKK, encoded by the coding sequence ATGAAAAAATTATCGAATATAGTGACAGTTTTTCTGTCGTTGATTTTAGTGGTTTCTTGTACTACGCAAAGTTCCATGAATTCTGCGAATGTTACTGCACTTTTACAAAAAGCTGAATTTACTTTTGTTGCCGAGCATGCTAATCCCACTAATTATGAAGTTGTTAATGTTATGAACTCGCTTCCTTCTGGCAGTGCTAGCAGAATGCTAAATTTGGATCCTGGATATACTCTTGAAATCAAAAAAGAGGTTTTAGAAGTTACTTTACCATACTTTGGAAGAATGTATCGATCGAATATGGACCCCCAAAAAAATTCTTACAGATTCACTTCGAAAGATTTTACGGTGACTCGTTCTGAAGGGAAGAAAGACAGTTCAATTTTCACCATCAAGACAGAAGACCAAAGTAACATCAACAGCATTATTATCGAGGCTTACAAAAATGGGAAGACTTATGTATCCATTGATGCAAATGACAGACAGGCGATCTCTTATGATGGTTATATTACCGAAAATGCACCGGTGAAGAAGTAA
- a CDS encoding tRNA-binding protein: protein MIKPEINWQDFDKLDLRIGTIISANDFDAARNPSYQLEIDFGPLGIKKSSAQITDLYKKEDLIGKQITAVVNFPKKQIANFFSECLILGIYGENNEVTLLTTDRDVKNGFKIG, encoded by the coding sequence ATGATAAAACCAGAAATAAACTGGCAAGATTTTGACAAACTTGATCTAAGAATTGGCACAATCATTTCGGCTAACGATTTTGATGCTGCTCGAAATCCCTCTTATCAACTAGAGATCGATTTTGGTCCATTAGGTATCAAAAAATCTTCTGCACAAATTACGGACCTCTACAAAAAGGAAGATCTCATTGGCAAACAAATCACTGCCGTGGTTAACTTCCCTAAAAAACAGATTGCTAATTTTTTTAGTGAGTGTTTAATATTAGGTATTTATGGTGAAAATAACGAAGTGACTTTACTCACCACTGATCGTGACGTGAAGAATGGTTTTAAAATTGGTTAA
- a CDS encoding DUF6646 family protein, with protein MKKLLLVCSLLFVGQMAFAQAWSGKGDQKIQVGFNGWGYGTGITGTYDYGLSKIISVGAGANFFFDHDNAKYADDDFGVFGRLNFHLQDPLGLPSNWDIYPGVDLGLLGKSGTYFGAHVGVRYFFNNNVGVYLEAGNNGSIGVSFNL; from the coding sequence ATGAAAAAGTTATTATTAGTATGCTCATTGTTGTTCGTTGGACAAATGGCATTCGCACAAGCTTGGTCCGGTAAAGGTGATCAGAAAATTCAAGTTGGCTTCAACGGTTGGGGTTACGGAACCGGGATTACTGGAACTTACGATTATGGTTTGTCTAAAATTATTTCAGTTGGGGCTGGTGCAAATTTCTTTTTCGACCACGACAATGCAAAATATGCTGATGACGACTTTGGAGTATTCGGACGTTTGAACTTTCACTTACAGGATCCATTAGGACTGCCTTCTAACTGGGATATTTATCCAGGTGTAGATTTAGGTCTTTTAGGTAAAAGTGGAACGTATTTCGGAGCACATGTTGGAGTAAGATACTTCTTCAACAATAATGTAGGTGTATATCTGGAAGCGGGTAACAATGGAAGCATTGGAGTTTCGTTTAACTTGTAG
- a CDS encoding SUF system Fe-S cluster assembly protein — MKYTEEKIAEIGENIILALKTVYDPEIPVDIYELGLIYDVQISEEGAVKVIMTLTTPNCPVAESLPAEVREKVTEVEDVKEVDLELTFEPSWNKDMMSEEARFELGMF; from the coding sequence ATGAAATATACAGAAGAAAAGATCGCCGAGATCGGTGAAAATATTATTTTAGCTCTAAAGACGGTTTACGATCCAGAGATCCCGGTTGACATTTATGAATTAGGTTTAATTTATGATGTGCAGATTTCCGAAGAAGGTGCTGTTAAAGTAATAATGACCTTAACAACTCCCAATTGTCCAGTAGCAGAAAGTTTACCAGCAGAAGTTCGTGAGAAAGTTACAGAAGTAGAAGACGTAAAGGAAGTAGATTTGGAACTTACTTTTGAGCCATCCTGGAATAAAGATATGATGAGCGAAGAAGCCCGCTTCGAACTTGGAATGTTCTAA
- a CDS encoding hydroxymethylglutaryl-CoA lyase, giving the protein MFLTECPRDAMQGWGEFIPTEKKIDYINSLMDVGFDVLDCGSFVSAKTIPQMADSGTVIDQIDKSRSNTKLSVIVANFRGAEKALENQQVDILGFPFSISETFQHRNTNKSQEEAFDDIKEITNLLASDGRELNVYFSMAFGNPYGEIWKISDVEYWTRRFSDIGIKNILLSDTTGTGTLEQIELLFKNIPGNYSEIDFGAHFHNRYEDSYIKLKTAYDNGCRRFDSAIKGIGGCPMAKDDLVGNMPTEQVINFMAHDKIEHSLNLLNFESSYNKAKDIFHF; this is encoded by the coding sequence ATGTTTTTAACTGAATGTCCGCGTGATGCTATGCAAGGTTGGGGTGAATTTATTCCCACAGAGAAGAAAATAGATTATATTAATTCGTTAATGGATGTAGGTTTTGATGTGTTGGATTGTGGCAGTTTTGTTTCTGCTAAAACAATTCCGCAGATGGCAGATTCGGGAACGGTGATTGATCAAATAGATAAGAGTCGGTCGAATACCAAATTATCTGTAATCGTAGCCAATTTTCGTGGAGCTGAAAAAGCTTTAGAAAATCAGCAAGTTGATATTTTGGGGTTTCCTTTTTCAATTTCAGAAACCTTTCAGCACCGCAATACCAATAAAAGTCAAGAGGAAGCTTTTGATGATATTAAAGAGATTACAAACCTTTTGGCATCGGATGGTCGCGAATTAAACGTGTATTTCTCTATGGCATTTGGAAATCCTTACGGTGAAATTTGGAAAATATCCGATGTAGAATACTGGACGCGACGATTTAGCGATATTGGAATTAAAAACATCTTGCTTTCCGACACGACGGGAACAGGAACTTTGGAACAGATAGAACTGCTCTTTAAAAATATTCCCGGGAATTATTCAGAAATTGATTTTGGGGCCCATTTTCACAATCGGTACGAGGATTCCTATATTAAATTGAAGACGGCTTATGATAATGGATGTCGTAGATTTGATTCTGCAATTAAAGGGATCGGTGGTTGTCCAATGGCAAAAGACGATTTAGTCGGAAATATGCCAACAGAACAAGTCATTAATTTTATGGCTCATGATAAAATTGAGCATTCATTGAATCTACTAAATTTCGAAAGTTCTTATAACAAAGCGAAAGATATCTTTCACTTCTAA
- a CDS encoding 3'-5' exonuclease, which translates to MIQNIPLEKVLFLDIETVPQYGKWEELDPTTQCLWDKKTRFQRKEDISAEEFYKDRGGIMAEFGKIVCISVGILGKDDQLMIRSFYGDDEKNLLEEFGEIFNRPKLRDVILCAHNGKEFDFPWIARRFLINGMQPPQPFQLFGKKPWEIPHIDTMELWKFGDYKTFISLELLANIFGIPTPKDDIDGSMVSSTYYIDKDLFRIVQYCEKDVLTLANVFRRMRQENLLQQSER; encoded by the coding sequence ATGATCCAAAATATTCCATTAGAAAAAGTATTATTTCTCGATATTGAAACAGTTCCTCAATATGGGAAATGGGAGGAGCTTGATCCAACCACTCAATGTCTTTGGGACAAAAAAACCAGATTCCAACGTAAAGAGGATATTTCTGCTGAGGAATTCTACAAAGACAGAGGCGGAATTATGGCGGAATTTGGTAAAATAGTTTGTATTTCGGTCGGTATTCTCGGCAAAGACGATCAGCTAATGATTAGAAGCTTCTATGGCGATGATGAGAAAAACCTTTTAGAAGAATTTGGTGAAATATTTAATCGCCCGAAATTACGAGACGTGATTTTGTGTGCTCACAATGGGAAGGAATTCGATTTCCCATGGATTGCAAGAAGGTTTTTAATTAATGGCATGCAACCACCGCAACCTTTTCAATTGTTCGGAAAGAAACCCTGGGAAATCCCTCATATCGACACCATGGAGCTTTGGAAATTTGGAGATTACAAAACCTTTATATCTTTGGAACTTCTCGCTAATATCTTTGGAATTCCCACACCGAAAGATGATATCGACGGCTCAATGGTGTCGTCTACTTATTATATAGATAAAGACTTATTTAGAATAGTTCAATATTGTGAAAAAGATGTCTTAACTTTGGCAAATGTTTTCCGGCGGATGCGTCAGGAGAACTTATTACAACAAAGCGAAAGATAA
- a CDS encoding M48 family metallopeptidase has translation MNKINKLLGISVLSVMMVACTTNPITGRKSLQLANNQEITAMALQQYKQALSQAKVISGTTQAKSVQNVGLRIKNAANNYYRGIGREADLAGYNWEFNLLNDKQINAWCMPGGKVAVYSGILPITKSDAGLAVVLGHEISHALAGHGNERISQGMIAEYGGAILGSTISNGQLAAIFQQAYPIGAQVALLKYGRSQELEADEMGLYLMAMAGYDPQEAQPFWQRMEAASTGNRPPEFLSTHPNPDTRRADLEKHMPKALEYYRASSGKR, from the coding sequence ATGAATAAAATAAATAAACTATTAGGCATCAGTGTACTATCCGTAATGATGGTCGCTTGTACGACAAACCCAATTACTGGCCGTAAATCACTGCAGCTGGCAAACAATCAGGAAATCACCGCAATGGCTTTGCAACAGTACAAACAGGCGTTGTCACAGGCAAAAGTAATTTCTGGTACAACGCAAGCAAAAAGCGTTCAGAATGTAGGGTTAAGAATTAAAAATGCTGCGAATAATTATTATCGTGGTATTGGCCGGGAAGCCGACCTTGCCGGTTATAACTGGGAATTCAATTTATTAAATGATAAGCAAATCAATGCTTGGTGTATGCCAGGTGGTAAAGTTGCTGTTTATTCTGGAATATTACCTATTACTAAATCAGATGCAGGATTAGCGGTTGTTTTAGGACACGAAATTTCTCACGCTCTTGCAGGTCATGGAAATGAGAGAATATCTCAAGGAATGATTGCTGAATATGGAGGCGCAATCTTAGGAAGTACAATCTCGAACGGTCAGCTGGCTGCTATATTTCAGCAAGCTTATCCTATTGGCGCACAGGTCGCTTTACTGAAGTATGGCAGAAGTCAAGAACTGGAAGCTGATGAAATGGGGCTTTATTTAATGGCAATGGCTGGATATGATCCGCAAGAAGCACAGCCGTTCTGGCAAAGAATGGAGGCTGCTTCCACTGGAAACAGACCTCCAGAATTTCTATCAACTCACCCTAATCCAGATACAAGAAGGGCAGATTTAGAAAAACATATGCCGAAAGCACTCGAATATTACCGGGCATCGAGCGGAAAAAGATAA
- a CDS encoding outer membrane beta-barrel protein, with amino-acid sequence MNKILSIALLTASIMGSAQISFAGKSNVLIPTSSATWKNFKTATSNAIEQNGKNITGFNVGLSAKIDLPGSLYVMPELFYSNFNNEVTVDQTTIKAKTSRVDIPVLLGYKLLGNTLSAYIGPVASINLTKDDSFGNFIQKVNSKDFTIGYQIGAQSEISKLIISAKYEGAFSQDQRKFVNNVAGSTQQIDYDNRASLFMLGLGYKF; translated from the coding sequence ATGAATAAAATTCTTAGTATAGCTCTACTTACAGCCAGCATTATGGGATCTGCACAAATTTCTTTTGCAGGAAAATCCAATGTGCTAATCCCTACCAGTTCTGCAACTTGGAAAAACTTTAAAACAGCGACATCCAATGCGATTGAACAAAATGGTAAAAATATCACTGGATTTAATGTCGGGCTTTCTGCTAAAATAGATTTACCAGGTTCTTTGTACGTAATGCCTGAACTTTTTTACTCTAACTTCAATAACGAAGTTACCGTTGATCAGACTACAATAAAAGCCAAGACAAGCAGAGTAGATATTCCTGTACTTTTGGGGTATAAGCTTCTAGGCAACACCTTAAGTGCTTATATTGGTCCTGTAGCGAGTATCAATCTTACTAAAGATGATAGTTTTGGAAACTTTATTCAGAAAGTAAATTCTAAAGATTTCACGATAGGATATCAAATTGGAGCACAAAGCGAGATTTCTAAATTAATTATTTCTGCGAAATATGAAGGAGCATTCTCACAAGATCAAAGAAAATTTGTAAATAATGTCGCTGGCTCTACTCAGCAAATAGATTATGATAACAGAGCGAGTTTATTCATGCTAGGTTTAGGTTATAAATTCTAG
- the meaB gene encoding methylmalonyl Co-A mutase-associated GTPase MeaB, producing the protein MKTLSNQELIKGIRSGDKRLLGKAITLVESKKTEHRAQADELLKEILPFTGNSVRVGITGVPGAGKSTFIESFGKFAIQQGKKVAVLAIDPSSSLNKGSILGDKTRMEQLATEENAFIRPSPSSGFLGGVADATFESLLICEAAGYDYILIETVGVGQSEVLVSDITDVFLFLKIIGGGDELQGIKRGIMEMVDLIFINKVEEENRLKAKNTKVELMRALHFLPSKEKNWKVPVLLGSALNNKGLEEVYEKIQEFIDLKISNHTFEGTRKRQAEKRFDYWVQEYILQTTKADKSTEAFYENHKKNASELKSNPSTEAKIFVDKLLKK; encoded by the coding sequence ATGAAAACGCTTTCTAACCAAGAACTGATAAAAGGAATAAGATCCGGTGATAAAAGATTGCTGGGCAAAGCCATTACTTTGGTGGAAAGTAAAAAAACAGAACATCGCGCGCAGGCAGATGAGCTTCTAAAAGAGATTCTGCCTTTTACAGGAAACTCAGTCAGAGTAGGTATTACTGGCGTTCCAGGTGCAGGAAAATCGACATTCATTGAGAGTTTTGGGAAATTTGCTATTCAACAAGGAAAAAAAGTAGCCGTTTTGGCAATCGACCCAAGTTCTTCATTAAATAAAGGATCTATTCTTGGTGACAAAACGAGAATGGAACAGTTAGCGACCGAAGAAAATGCTTTTATACGTCCAAGTCCGAGTTCGGGATTCCTGGGAGGAGTAGCCGATGCAACCTTTGAAAGCTTACTCATTTGTGAGGCTGCAGGGTATGATTATATATTAATAGAAACTGTTGGAGTTGGACAAAGTGAGGTTTTGGTTTCGGATATAACCGATGTTTTTTTATTTTTAAAGATTATCGGCGGTGGCGACGAACTTCAAGGCATAAAAAGAGGGATCATGGAAATGGTAGATCTTATTTTCATTAATAAAGTAGAAGAAGAAAACCGCCTTAAAGCAAAAAATACAAAAGTAGAATTAATGCGCGCTCTTCACTTTCTACCCTCAAAAGAAAAAAACTGGAAAGTTCCCGTGCTGCTTGGATCCGCTTTAAATAATAAGGGTTTGGAAGAGGTCTATGAAAAAATTCAAGAGTTCATAGATCTGAAAATTTCTAATCACACTTTCGAAGGTACCCGTAAGAGACAAGCAGAGAAGCGTTTCGATTACTGGGTTCAGGAATATATCTTGCAAACAACAAAAGCAGATAAATCCACAGAAGCCTTTTACGAAAATCATAAAAAAAATGCTTCTGAACTGAAATCAAATCCAAGTACAGAAGCAAAAATATTTGTTGATAAACTACTGAAGAAATAA
- a CDS encoding c-type cytochrome: protein MKTQTMNSRIAKETLSSTKCFLGTTAVALALLFSCAPKTPGTTATKTITVEYLAQGKTVFENSCGKCHDLPTPTDHSAQEWVGIMNAMAPKAKLTDPQHEMVYDYIVSVKP from the coding sequence ATGAAAACTCAAACAATGAATTCCAGAATAGCAAAGGAGACTTTAAGCTCAACAAAATGTTTCTTAGGTACAACGGCAGTAGCCCTCGCTTTGTTATTTTCGTGTGCACCAAAAACTCCCGGAACAACAGCAACTAAAACGATTACGGTAGAATATCTTGCTCAAGGGAAAACTGTTTTTGAAAACTCTTGTGGAAAATGCCATGATTTACCAACTCCTACAGATCATTCTGCACAAGAGTGGGTTGGGATTATGAATGCAATGGCTCCAAAAGCAAAGTTAACAGACCCTCAACATGAAATGGTTTATGATTACATTGTTTCGGTTAAGCCTTAA
- the pepT gene encoding peptidase T, whose protein sequence is MTPIDFTQDWKQKLQNRFINYVKIYSTSDAESEATPSTPQQWDIANYIFEELKTIGLADVSIDEHGYIYAYVPSNLENDEEPVVGFISHYDTSPDFSGEHVKPQIWENYDGKDLVLNSETGFTLSPTRFESLKDHIGKTLITTDGTTLLGADDKAGIAEIVTAAEFLMAHPEIKHGKIAIGFTPDEEIGRGAHKFDVKKFGAEWAYTMDGSEVGELEYENFNAAGAVVKIHGLSVHPGYAFGKMINATLLAAEFIQMLPENETPATTKGFEGFYHLMDIKADISEAKIQYIIRDHDEQKFEARKKFISDQVSVFNKKHGDGTAEIEIKDQYRNMKQQFEGKMHIIDIAEQALKDAKIDPKIKAIRGGTDGAQLSYMGLPCPNIFAGGLNFHGPYEYVALESMEKAVEVIINIARSKKKR, encoded by the coding sequence ATGACACCAATAGATTTTACGCAGGACTGGAAACAAAAATTACAAAATCGTTTTATCAACTACGTGAAAATTTACTCAACCAGTGATGCAGAAAGCGAAGCTACGCCTTCTACTCCACAACAATGGGATATCGCTAATTATATTTTTGAAGAATTAAAAACAATCGGTCTGGCTGATGTTTCCATTGACGAACATGGATACATCTACGCTTATGTCCCTTCTAATTTAGAAAATGATGAGGAGCCCGTAGTTGGATTTATTTCTCACTATGATACTTCACCAGACTTTAGCGGAGAGCATGTAAAACCTCAAATTTGGGAAAACTACGATGGGAAAGATCTTGTATTAAACTCCGAAACGGGTTTTACTCTTTCTCCTACACGATTTGAAAGCTTGAAAGATCACATTGGGAAAACACTAATTACAACAGACGGAACGACTCTGTTAGGCGCCGATGATAAAGCTGGTATTGCAGAAATCGTAACAGCAGCAGAATTTTTAATGGCTCATCCGGAAATTAAGCATGGGAAGATTGCTATTGGATTTACTCCTGATGAAGAAATTGGACGAGGTGCTCACAAATTTGATGTGAAAAAATTTGGTGCAGAATGGGCGTATACGATGGATGGAAGTGAAGTTGGAGAACTGGAGTATGAAAATTTCAATGCTGCGGGTGCGGTGGTGAAAATTCATGGCTTGAGTGTTCACCCAGGGTATGCTTTTGGAAAAATGATTAACGCTACCCTTTTGGCGGCAGAATTTATACAAATGCTTCCTGAAAATGAAACACCTGCTACAACAAAGGGGTTCGAAGGCTTCTATCATTTAATGGATATAAAAGCTGATATTTCAGAAGCGAAAATTCAATATATCATTCGTGATCATGATGAACAAAAATTCGAAGCAAGAAAAAAATTCATCAGTGATCAAGTATCCGTTTTTAATAAAAAACACGGCGATGGAACTGCAGAAATTGAGATTAAGGATCAATATCGTAATATGAAACAGCAGTTTGAAGGCAAGATGCATATCATTGACATTGCAGAACAGGCTTTAAAAGATGCGAAGATCGACCCGAAGATCAAAGCTATCCGAGGCGGAACAGATGGAGCACAACTATCATATATGGGGTTACCTTGTCCCAACATTTTCGCTGGTGGACTAAATTTCCATGGACCTTACGAGTATGTTGCTCTGGAATCGATGGAAAAAGCAGTAGAAGTAATTATAAATATTGCGAGATCGAAAAAGAAAAGATAA
- the rseP gene encoding RIP metalloprotease RseP, translated as MTFIQLFQFILSISILVILHELGHFIPAKLFKTKVEKFYLFFDPWFSIAKKKIGDTEYGIGWLPFGGYVKIAGMVDESMDTEQLKKPAEPWEFRSKPAWQRLIIMMGGVTVNFFLAWIIYSSLSYFKGETYHDNTKFENGISVSSAGEKMGLKNGDKILKIDGKPAERMETSTINMLFANEVTVLRDGKEVVFPVNEDGVADVLAENEAKMYFSPRFTTIVDSLTPTGGAQAAGLVKGDRITGINGVSVPFYDQLQSQLLKSKNQDVVLQIQRNNAPSEVTVKVDGNGKLGFTRDFEVVKDQLDHAKVTKSYSIGEAIPRGLTRTIDVLTMQIKQFKIVFNTKTQGYKKVSGPIGIIKQMPETINWEFFWSFTAMFSVWLAFLNLIPIPGLDGGHVVFTLWEMITGKPVPQKVLENAQMIGVIFLLGLMILIFGNDIVKWITGKF; from the coding sequence ATGACATTTATTCAGTTATTTCAATTTATATTGAGCATCTCGATTCTTGTAATTCTTCATGAATTGGGACATTTTATACCGGCAAAACTTTTTAAAACAAAGGTGGAGAAATTCTATCTTTTTTTTGATCCTTGGTTCTCGATCGCGAAAAAGAAAATTGGCGATACCGAATACGGTATTGGCTGGTTACCATTTGGTGGTTATGTGAAAATCGCAGGTATGGTTGACGAAAGCATGGATACCGAGCAATTGAAAAAACCTGCTGAACCGTGGGAATTTAGAAGTAAACCTGCTTGGCAACGTTTAATCATCATGATGGGTGGTGTTACCGTTAACTTTTTCTTAGCGTGGATTATTTATTCATCTTTAAGCTATTTCAAAGGGGAAACTTATCATGACAACACCAAGTTCGAAAACGGAATTTCAGTATCTTCTGCAGGTGAAAAAATGGGTTTAAAAAACGGAGATAAAATCCTGAAAATCGATGGGAAACCAGCTGAACGAATGGAGACCTCTACGATTAATATGTTATTTGCAAATGAAGTAACCGTTCTAAGAGATGGAAAAGAAGTTGTATTTCCCGTAAATGAAGATGGAGTAGCAGATGTTTTGGCTGAAAATGAAGCTAAAATGTATTTCAGTCCTCGTTTTACTACTATTGTTGACAGTTTAACTCCTACTGGAGGTGCCCAGGCTGCAGGATTGGTAAAAGGAGATAGGATTACCGGAATTAATGGTGTTTCAGTTCCTTTTTATGATCAGTTACAATCGCAACTTTTAAAGAGTAAGAATCAAGATGTTGTCCTGCAAATCCAAAGAAACAATGCTCCATCAGAGGTTACTGTAAAGGTCGATGGAAATGGAAAACTTGGATTTACACGTGATTTTGAAGTTGTTAAAGATCAACTTGATCATGCAAAGGTTACTAAATCTTATTCGATTGGTGAGGCAATACCACGTGGTTTAACGCGTACTATTGATGTGCTTACGATGCAGATCAAACAATTCAAGATTGTATTCAATACAAAGACGCAAGGCTATAAAAAGGTTTCAGGACCAATTGGAATTATCAAACAAATGCCAGAGACGATCAATTGGGAGTTCTTTTGGAGTTTTACCGCGATGTTTTCAGTATGGTTGGCTTTCCTTAACTTAATCCCTATTCCGGGCTTAGATGGGGGTCATGTAGTCTTTACGCTTTGGGAAATGATCACTGGGAAACCAGTCCCGCAGAAAGTTTTAGAAAATGCACAGATGATTGGGGTTATTTTCCTACTTGGATTAATGATTTTGATCTTCGGAAACGACATTGTTAAGTGGATTACAGGAAAATTTTAA